GGCTGAGTTACTCAGTGACGCAGAAATTCAAGAAAAAGTCAAGTCATTAGAAGGCTGGACTGTTGAAGGGAAAGAGTTACACACAACTCGCCAATTCAAAGATTTTGTCGAAGCGATCGCCTTTGTCAATAAGATTGTTGAACCCGCAGAAGCGGCTGGACATCATCCTGATTTAGCGATTTCGTATAACAAGGTGACAATTAGTCTCACCACCCATGATGCTGGGGGTTTGACAGCTAATGACTTTGAGATGGCTCAAACGCTGTCCCAGTTAAGCGCATAGCAGTAAAACGCTGATATGGCAAGGGCTTAAGTACCAGTTTAAAAAGCTTGACATCTAAGACTGCTTGTGTAATAAGCAGCCATTTTAGATATATAATTAGCAGTATTAGCAAAAGCTGACTGACTGGCAGATGGACAAGAGTTCCAAGATGAACCTGAAAATTAAGCAAAAAAATACCATCTGCCAATAGACGATGTACCATAGTGCGAGAAGGGCAATCAAATTCTTTCTGTAAAGGTGTGAGGACAGAAGATGTCGAAATTACTGTGGAAGTCTCTACTTATTAGCCCAGCGGTATTAGGTGTAACCTTGGTTGCATCTACGGTGGGAGTACGTGCAGCCGATAGCGCCAATCTGCCTATCACTGACACTCAAACAGCAACGCCAGAAGTTCAGTTCGATGGTGTTGCTGATATTACGGTTTCAGAAGAAATTGCGGTTAATCCGGAACAGTTAACTCCAGCCAGTCTAGAGGTGAAGCCAGAGGTACAACCGACCTTGGCTCAAGCTGTCCCTGCTGCGCCCAATGACGCTGAGATTTTAAATCAAATCAATGACTACAGCAGCGAAGGCGGAAACTCCAGCGGACAAGTGACAAGTGTGGGTCAGTTACGCGATGTTTCTCCGGGAGACTGGGCGTATGAAGCGCTACGCAGCCTAGTCGAACGCTACGGTTGTATCGCTGGGTATCCGGATGGTACATATCGTGGCAATCGGGCGCTGACTCGTTACGAATTTGCCGCTGGTTTGAATGCTTGTTTACAGCAAATTGAGCGTCTTTTACCGGGTGGCGGTTTTGATGAGACTGAGTTAGAAACCCTGCGGCGCTTAATTCAGGAATTTGAAGCAGAACTGGCAACCCTAGGGGCGCGAGTTGATAATCTAGAAGGTCGTGTGGCGTTCTTGGAAGATAATCAGTTTTCCACGACGACTAAATTACGGGGTGAAGTGATTTTTGCCCTCACCGACGAGTTTAATTCTGACTTTGACAATAACACTGTCTTCCAAGACCGGGTTCGTTTAGAACTGAATAGCAGCTTCACCGGTCAGGATCGGTTAGTGACTCGTTTAGCTGCAGGTAATGCGGATCTACTTAATACTGGTGCAGGTTTTGAGGCGACTCAGACCTTCAACATAGGGAACACAGGTGGCAATGATGTTATTGTAGACTGGCTAGCTTACTACTTCACCTTTGGTAGCTCGAAAGTTTACGTGGCTGGCACTGGCGGGATTCATAGTGACTACGTTCCTACCCTCAATCCTTACTTTGAAGACTATGACGGTGGTAATGGTGCCCTGTCTGCCTTTGCC
The DNA window shown above is from Coleofasciculus chthonoplastes PCC 7420 and carries:
- a CDS encoding 4a-hydroxytetrahydrobiopterin dehydratase — its product is AELLSDAEIQEKVKSLEGWTVEGKELHTTRQFKDFVEAIAFVNKIVEPAEAAGHHPDLAISYNKVTISLTTHDAGGLTANDFEMAQTLSQLSA
- a CDS encoding iron uptake porin yields the protein MSKLLWKSLLISPAVLGVTLVASTVGVRAADSANLPITDTQTATPEVQFDGVADITVSEEIAVNPEQLTPASLEVKPEVQPTLAQAVPAAPNDAEILNQINDYSSEGGNSSGQVTSVGQLRDVSPGDWAYEALRSLVERYGCIAGYPDGTYRGNRALTRYEFAAGLNACLQQIERLLPGGGFDETELETLRRLIQEFEAELATLGARVDNLEGRVAFLEDNQFSTTTKLRGEVIFALTDEFNSDFDNNTVFQDRVRLELNSSFTGQDRLVTRLAAGNADLLNTGAGFEATQTFNIGNTGGNDVIVDWLAYYFTFGSSKVYVAGTGGIHSDYVPTLNPYFEDYDGGNGALSAFASESPIYRIGGGAGAAFSLGAGPLERVLGPSTLTFGYLAGPGAENPGDDFGVFNGEYAALAQLNFNLGDRIALGATYVHGYHNSGTNIFDIGAGSSAVVG